A stretch of Clostridium formicaceticum DNA encodes these proteins:
- a CDS encoding ABC transporter permease subunit/CPBP intramembrane protease, with protein MKFLIIRNLLEKEILALSRNKRILLGLILPVLLVPILFHGYNQIKDITARGSEEAISRIYLIGNVPDQVMELIDEDVRFERIVHIDNYEKEIKDKNLDLVLIYNYTEDSHKFQLKYDSGRNAGRRASERIEGYLLDFKASEQLRLLTLAKEDQSVLNPVSLEVQDIAKEEEVLKHTLSNILPLLLTLYALLSIVNFAIELTTAEKELGTLETLFSTPIRKEELVVAKLMACVLFGILSMILSLLVLLILMPRIIDMGTLHVVAEPATIIVLAVTLLPLIVMGAGVSIGVGMFANSYKESGAYITPLVFLFMIPAYIGATPGLELNAFYAILPILNATLLIKSVFIGGISINLLAITLVMNSLFSVLSLTFMFKVFGTERLLFGIGKGTSFKLRRKELKERDLIEVEDIFMSLAIIVILYIYMSTLLTNSFGIVKSTLFIQYTAFAVLPVGIIWYLKASQKKSLGLKRPPIGKVFGGIFLWIAAFSLALIYQILIAPFIPQVPSLIELEAQLHTLSPLTKFFFIAVTPGICEEILFRGFAFRPLEKNFGSKWAIMITSIIFAVVHLDFVRLLPTFLLGLVFGYTAHKTKSLYPSIFLHILNNGFAAFAPVEISVNILNLSVICILSSIIGHKMLEKKGKYRAKFFQRL; from the coding sequence ATGAAGTTTTTAATAATAAGAAATCTATTAGAAAAAGAAATTCTTGCACTTTCAAGAAATAAAAGAATACTGCTGGGACTAATACTTCCGGTTTTATTGGTACCGATACTATTTCATGGATATAATCAAATAAAGGATATTACTGCAAGAGGCTCTGAAGAAGCAATAAGTAGAATCTATCTTATAGGAAATGTACCTGATCAAGTAATGGAGCTTATAGATGAAGATGTTAGATTTGAAAGGATTGTCCATATAGATAACTATGAAAAAGAAATAAAAGATAAAAATTTAGACTTGGTTTTGATATACAATTATACAGAAGACAGCCATAAATTTCAACTAAAATATGATTCTGGCAGAAATGCTGGAAGAAGAGCCAGTGAAAGAATTGAAGGGTACCTATTAGATTTTAAAGCGTCGGAACAATTAAGGTTACTAACCCTTGCAAAGGAAGATCAATCAGTGTTAAATCCAGTAAGCCTAGAGGTACAGGATATTGCAAAGGAAGAAGAGGTTTTGAAACATACTTTAAGTAATATTCTTCCTCTTTTGTTAACTCTATATGCCCTATTATCGATAGTAAACTTTGCTATTGAGTTAACAACAGCAGAAAAAGAATTAGGAACATTGGAGACCTTATTTTCTACCCCTATAAGAAAGGAAGAGTTGGTGGTAGCTAAGTTGATGGCCTGTGTATTATTTGGTATCCTCTCTATGATTTTGAGCTTACTGGTGCTGCTAATCCTTATGCCAAGAATCATAGATATGGGTACGCTACACGTAGTGGCAGAGCCAGCTACTATAATAGTGTTAGCAGTTACCCTGCTTCCTCTTATTGTAATGGGGGCAGGGGTAAGTATAGGGGTTGGGATGTTTGCAAACAGCTATAAAGAATCAGGTGCTTATATTACACCGCTAGTTTTCCTTTTTATGATACCAGCTTACATAGGAGCGACCCCAGGCTTAGAGTTGAATGCTTTTTATGCTATACTTCCCATTTTAAACGCTACTCTTCTGATAAAATCAGTGTTTATAGGAGGCATCAGTATAAATTTGTTGGCCATCACCCTTGTTATGAATAGCTTGTTTTCAGTATTGAGTCTTACCTTTATGTTCAAAGTATTTGGCACAGAAAGGTTATTGTTTGGTATCGGTAAAGGAACTTCCTTCAAGTTAAGGAGAAAAGAATTGAAGGAGAGAGACTTAATAGAGGTAGAAGATATATTCATGAGCTTAGCTATCATTGTCATATTGTATATATATATGAGTACGTTACTAACAAATTCTTTCGGAATAGTAAAAAGTACTTTGTTTATTCAGTATACTGCATTTGCTGTGCTACCTGTAGGAATTATATGGTATCTTAAAGCATCGCAAAAGAAAAGCTTAGGTCTTAAAAGGCCTCCTATAGGAAAAGTATTTGGAGGTATCTTTCTTTGGATTGCAGCTTTTAGTTTAGCATTAATCTATCAAATACTCATTGCGCCATTTATACCACAAGTACCTAGTTTGATAGAACTAGAGGCACAGCTTCATACCTTGAGTCCCTTGACCAAATTCTTTTTTATCGCAGTTACTCCCGGAATATGTGAAGAGATCCTGTTTAGAGGGTTTGCATTTAGACCTTTAGAAAAAAACTTTGGATCGAAATGGGCGATTATGATAACATCCATTATTTTTGCGGTGGTGCATTTAGATTTCGTTAGATTATTGCCTACATTTTTATTGGGCTTGGTGTTTGGTTATACAGCCCATAAAACAAAGTCTCTTTATCCATCCATATTTCTTCATATTCTCAACAATGGATTTGCAGCATTTGCACCTGTTGAAATTTCCGTAAACATATTAAATTTATCTGTCATATGCATCCTATCCTCCATTATAGGACATAAAATGCTAGAAAAAAAAGGTAAATATCGGGCAAAATTTTTCCAAAGACTATAA
- a CDS encoding ABC transporter permease, producing MSFQKINLIWHKEIKSLFRDKKALLTVFLPILIYPIIMIFFIGFSTIVQSNLAENISIVAVGNTVKESFIKTLKEDEKIKIVNLSSEEYAEEINKENLHAAITMTLEDAVEIYTLHYNSTIEASERAANRIRESYRTYEEKVKEDILYSRNIDKKIRDIVSIEIIEISEAGDASARILSMLLGTLVPFILMVYSIIGTYTIASDLSAGEKERETLETIFSVPIKRLEIIIGKLFACVTVGMISGLVNIVSMFPLLYVLLNHISDLNISLSSGLFLFLFIMLLPVMMMASAFLIGLGLFAKTYQEAQTYASVLLMLFMFPCYITLIPDIEITNFTLFIPITNALLMMKEAFLGDYDLVNIGTTLLINLAISVVAMITMNRLFKSDWVIFRGEKG from the coding sequence ATGAGCTTCCAAAAGATTAACTTAATATGGCATAAAGAAATAAAGTCCTTATTTAGAGATAAAAAAGCGCTTCTTACCGTATTTTTACCTATTCTCATTTATCCAATCATCATGATATTCTTTATAGGTTTTTCTACCATTGTGCAGTCAAATTTAGCTGAGAACATAAGTATTGTTGCGGTAGGGAATACAGTGAAGGAGAGTTTTATAAAGACACTAAAGGAAGATGAAAAAATAAAAATCGTTAATTTATCCTCAGAGGAATACGCGGAGGAGATCAATAAAGAAAATCTACATGCGGCAATCACAATGACCTTAGAGGATGCTGTAGAAATTTATACGCTGCATTATAATTCAACGATAGAAGCAAGTGAAAGGGCTGCCAATAGAATTAGGGAAAGTTATAGGACTTATGAAGAAAAGGTAAAAGAAGACATATTGTATAGTAGGAATATAGACAAAAAAATAAGAGATATTGTTTCTATTGAGATAATAGAAATTTCAGAAGCTGGAGATGCTTCAGCTAGAATACTATCTATGTTGTTAGGTACATTGGTGCCTTTTATATTGATGGTTTATTCTATTATTGGGACTTATACAATAGCCTCTGATTTAAGTGCGGGGGAAAAAGAAAGAGAGACGCTAGAGACAATATTTTCAGTGCCAATAAAAAGATTAGAAATTATTATAGGGAAATTATTTGCATGTGTTACTGTAGGAATGATCAGTGGTCTTGTCAACATTGTATCTATGTTTCCGCTTTTGTACGTATTATTAAATCATATTTCTGATTTAAATATCTCCTTATCATCAGGTTTGTTTTTGTTTTTGTTCATTATGCTTTTACCTGTGATGATGATGGCCAGTGCTTTTTTAATTGGCTTAGGTTTATTTGCAAAAACTTATCAAGAAGCACAGACCTATGCTTCAGTGCTTTTAATGCTATTTATGTTTCCCTGCTACATTACACTTATTCCTGATATTGAAATCACAAATTTCACGCTGTTTATACCTATTACAAATGCACTATTAATGATGAAGGAGGCTTTTTTAGGGGACTATGACTTAGTCAATATAGGCACAACACTTTTGATAAATTTAGCAATATCGGTGGTAGCTATGATAACGATGAATAGACTTTTTAAATCAGACTGGGTGATTTTCAGAGGAGAAAAGGGCTAA
- a CDS encoding ABC transporter ATP-binding protein: MIKVMHIKKKFYDKKHGDFYAVNDANFQVEKGEIFGLLGPNGAGKTTLLRIIATIMQQTTGQIIVNGYDTREQPEEVRKSIGFLSGNTKLYKKLTPVETMKFFGKCYGIPKNIMEKRIEDIVVNLQMEDFKDRIIEKLSTGQVQKTSIARCMIHDPEIYILDEPTLGLDILTSRTIVDFIKNKKGEGKTIIFSTHYMEEADSLCDRIALIHKGKIIETGRLESLKEKTGQTNIRDIFLTYIDRGGRLYELPKD, encoded by the coding sequence ATGATAAAAGTAATGCATATTAAGAAGAAGTTTTATGATAAAAAACATGGAGATTTTTATGCGGTAAATGATGCGAACTTTCAAGTAGAGAAAGGAGAAATATTTGGTTTATTAGGTCCTAATGGGGCAGGTAAAACCACACTTCTTAGAATCATAGCCACCATCATGCAGCAAACTACAGGCCAAATCATTGTCAATGGTTATGATACCAGGGAACAGCCGGAGGAAGTAAGAAAATCTATTGGATTCTTATCTGGCAACACCAAACTGTATAAAAAATTAACACCGGTTGAAACCATGAAATTCTTTGGAAAATGCTATGGTATTCCCAAAAATATTATGGAAAAGCGAATAGAGGATATTGTTGTAAATCTGCAAATGGAGGACTTTAAAGATAGAATCATAGAAAAGCTGTCTACCGGTCAAGTGCAAAAAACATCCATAGCAAGATGTATGATACACGATCCAGAGATATATATACTAGATGAGCCTACATTAGGTTTGGATATTCTCACCAGTAGAACTATCGTTGATTTTATCAAAAACAAAAAAGGGGAAGGAAAAACCATCATCTTCTCAACCCACTATATGGAGGAGGCAGACTCCTTATGTGATAGGATCGCTTTAATTCACAAAGGCAAAATTATAGAAACAGGAAGGCTAGAAAGTCTTAAGGAAAAAACAGGACAAACAAATATAAGAGATATATTTTTAACTTATATAGATAGGGGAGGCAGACTGTATGAGCTTCCAAAAGATTAA
- a CDS encoding aldo/keto reductase, translating to MRYRKLGNTGIEISAIGIGTMRLPVVNGVFTDIDIEKAKKVVRYAIDQGINYVDTAYPYHLNGNAEGALKEILSDGYREKVYLGDKLSIWVCDTYEDCEKMFESQLERTGSDYFDLYFLHSLDSNFWAKAKKLNVFKLFDKLKTEGKIKHIGFSFHDKYELFEEIVNAYDWEFCIMQLNYMDTDYQAGLRGLEYAASKGLGVLIMEPLKGGQLAKEPPESVKEIWAKSERIMSPAARGISFLLNRPEVSCILSGMNEIQQIDDNIHTANTYNVGDLSEKELELYVEVRKEFSKLIKVPCTRCQYCTPCPMGVDIPTNIDYYNMGYMYNSIEHAKNFYNRPFFDKKRSTNCVSCGICIKKCPQHLDIPEIMKTISDDWGIK from the coding sequence ATGCGGTATAGAAAACTTGGAAATACAGGGATAGAGATTTCTGCAATTGGCATAGGAACGATGCGGTTACCGGTTGTTAATGGTGTGTTTACAGATATAGACATTGAAAAAGCAAAAAAAGTGGTGCGGTATGCAATTGATCAAGGAATTAACTATGTGGATACTGCTTATCCTTATCATCTAAATGGAAATGCTGAGGGTGCATTAAAGGAGATTCTTAGTGACGGATATCGTGAAAAGGTATATTTAGGTGATAAGCTCTCTATCTGGGTTTGTGATACTTATGAGGACTGTGAGAAGATGTTTGAAAGCCAACTGGAAAGAACAGGAAGTGATTACTTTGATCTGTACTTTCTTCACTCTCTTGATAGCAACTTTTGGGCAAAGGCAAAGAAATTAAATGTCTTTAAGCTTTTTGATAAACTCAAAACAGAAGGGAAAATCAAACATATAGGATTTTCATTCCATGACAAGTATGAACTTTTTGAAGAAATCGTCAATGCCTACGACTGGGAATTTTGTATTATGCAGCTTAACTATATGGATACTGATTATCAGGCAGGGCTGCGGGGCCTAGAATATGCTGCTTCTAAAGGATTAGGTGTATTGATTATGGAGCCCCTTAAGGGAGGACAATTGGCCAAGGAACCTCCCGAGAGTGTTAAAGAAATTTGGGCAAAAAGTGAAAGAATAATGTCACCAGCGGCAAGAGGCATTTCCTTCCTATTAAATAGGCCAGAAGTAAGCTGTATTTTAAGCGGAATGAATGAAATTCAACAGATTGATGACAATATACATACCGCAAACACCTATAATGTGGGGGATTTGAGTGAAAAAGAGCTAGAACTATATGTGGAGGTACGTAAGGAATTCAGTAAACTTATTAAAGTACCTTGTACTAGATGTCAGTATTGCACCCCTTGTCCAATGGGTGTAGATATACCGACAAATATTGACTACTATAATATGGGGTATATGTATAATTCTATTGAACATGCTAAGAATTTCTACAACAGACCGTTTTTCGATAAAAAAAGGTCTACCAATTGTGTCTCCTGTGGTATATGTATAAAAAAATGTCCCCAACATCTTGATATTCCTGAAATTATGAAAACCATAAGTGACGACTGGGGAATTAAATAA
- the abc-f gene encoding ribosomal protection-like ABC-F family protein produces MLLVECSKVRKYFGDRLILDIDDLKIYSQDRIGIVGRNGVGKTTFINILSQRLAPDEGWVKLYGKAGYISQLESPDRKKISKEMASKFGVKPIWHEEMSGGEKTRFKLAEALDNERVMLFADEPTSNVDMQGIELMEEKLAAYEGLLIIISHDRSFLDRLCNQILEIENGKIKIYKGNYSDYREQKMQERERAAFEYEEYIKEKKRLEEIIHRTKEKVKSMKKTPKRMGNSEARLHKMGPQKAKANLERAVKNVEKRIEHLEAKEKPKEEPGIKLDIMETSRLHSKIIIEGRNVNKAFKDKLLLENATFNIYNGAKVALLGPNGCGKSTLIKMILDNDDAIKVAQGAKIGYFSQDMNILNKNLSIIENVMESSIYPQNLARLLLARLLFKGEDIYKKVDILSGGERVKVSFAKILLQDINLLVLDEPTNYMDINALEVIEETLKEYDRTLLFVSHDRRFISTVANQIMTIEKQKIKMFAGSYEEYLAKNNHPLDAHKEEIQKQVMVLKNRLSEVIGRLSMPSKQEDIAALDKEYHEILDELKKLKE; encoded by the coding sequence ATGTTATTGGTTGAATGCAGTAAGGTGAGAAAATACTTTGGTGATCGGTTAATACTGGATATAGATGATTTGAAGATTTATTCACAGGATCGAATAGGGATTGTTGGTAGAAATGGGGTAGGAAAAACCACCTTTATCAATATACTAAGTCAAAGACTAGCGCCTGATGAAGGTTGGGTAAAGTTATATGGAAAGGCTGGATATATATCACAGTTGGAATCACCAGATAGGAAAAAGATAAGTAAGGAAATGGCTTCAAAGTTTGGTGTTAAGCCCATCTGGCATGAGGAGATGAGTGGAGGAGAAAAAACAAGATTTAAGCTGGCAGAGGCTTTGGATAATGAGCGTGTGATGCTATTTGCAGATGAACCCACCAGTAATGTAGATATGCAAGGTATTGAACTGATGGAGGAGAAACTTGCAGCCTATGAAGGTCTTCTCATCATCATCTCTCATGATAGAAGTTTTTTGGATAGATTATGTAATCAAATTCTAGAGATAGAAAATGGAAAAATTAAAATTTATAAGGGTAACTATAGTGACTATAGAGAGCAGAAGATGCAAGAAAGAGAAAGAGCCGCCTTTGAATATGAAGAATATATCAAAGAGAAAAAACGTCTTGAGGAAATTATTCACAGGACAAAAGAAAAAGTGAAAAGCATGAAAAAAACGCCAAAAAGAATGGGAAATTCTGAGGCTAGACTTCATAAAATGGGACCTCAAAAAGCAAAGGCGAATCTTGAAAGAGCAGTTAAAAATGTCGAAAAGCGAATTGAACATCTTGAGGCTAAAGAAAAACCTAAAGAAGAACCGGGAATTAAACTAGATATCATGGAAACCAGTAGGCTGCATAGCAAAATTATTATAGAAGGAAGGAATGTAAATAAAGCATTTAAAGATAAGCTACTATTAGAAAATGCAACTTTTAACATTTATAACGGTGCTAAAGTAGCATTACTTGGTCCTAATGGATGTGGTAAAAGCACTCTAATTAAAATGATCCTAGACAATGATGATGCAATAAAAGTTGCTCAAGGGGCTAAGATAGGGTATTTTAGCCAGGATATGAATATATTGAACAAAAACTTAAGTATTATAGAAAACGTGATGGAAAGTAGCATTTATCCTCAGAATCTAGCGAGGTTGCTGCTGGCTAGGCTGCTATTTAAAGGAGAAGATATCTATAAAAAAGTTGATATATTAAGTGGTGGAGAGCGAGTAAAGGTTTCCTTTGCTAAGATATTGCTACAGGATATTAATTTATTGGTACTAGATGAACCAACGAATTATATGGATATCAATGCCTTGGAGGTCATAGAAGAAACCCTTAAGGAATACGATAGAACATTATTATTTGTCTCACATGATCGACGTTTCATAAGTACTGTTGCAAATCAAATCATGACAATTGAAAAGCAAAAAATCAAAATGTTTGCAGGAAGTTATGAGGAGTACTTAGCCAAAAATAATCATCCGTTGGATGCTCATAAAGAAGAAATACAAAAACAGGTGATGGTATTAAAAAATCGTCTTTCAGAAGTCATAGGAAGGTTGTCGATGCCATCTAAACAGGAGGATATAGCAGCATTAGATAAGGAATACCATGAAATACTAGATGAACTAAAGAAACTGAAAGAATAA
- the ric gene encoding iron-sulfur cluster repair di-iron protein: MKKIFMTSQKIGEIATIFPKATDIFMAYEIDFCCGGDRPLATALKEQNINASEILKKLHDAYEKYEALQNKEIDWTKATLSELIDYIVGKHHTFMRDELPTTGQLLNKILKVHYVDHGETLSKLHKLFNQLKSEIEEHLIKEEELLFPLIKEYEKNPSKDVLEKVFKIMKETEDEHDNAGDVLKEMRRITCQYQAPSGGCNSFVRTYEKLQAIEADLFQHIHLENNILFQRLDQEKS; the protein is encoded by the coding sequence ATGAAAAAAATCTTTATGACATCTCAAAAAATAGGGGAAATCGCTACAATATTTCCAAAAGCCACAGATATTTTTATGGCGTATGAGATTGATTTTTGTTGTGGTGGCGATAGACCTTTAGCTACCGCTTTAAAAGAACAAAATATCAATGCGTCAGAAATATTAAAAAAATTGCATGATGCTTATGAAAAATATGAAGCCCTGCAAAACAAAGAGATTGATTGGACAAAGGCTACCTTGTCAGAATTAATTGACTATATTGTAGGTAAACATCACACCTTTATGCGGGATGAGCTCCCAACTACTGGTCAGTTGCTAAATAAAATATTAAAAGTGCATTATGTAGATCATGGAGAAACCTTATCAAAGCTTCATAAACTCTTTAATCAGTTGAAGAGTGAAATTGAAGAACATCTAATAAAGGAGGAAGAACTGCTTTTCCCACTGATTAAAGAATATGAAAAGAATCCTTCAAAGGATGTTTTAGAAAAAGTCTTTAAAATAATGAAGGAAACTGAGGATGAGCATGATAACGCAGGGGATGTATTAAAGGAAATGAGAAGAATCACCTGCCAATATCAAGCCCCATCTGGCGGATGCAACTCTTTTGTTAGAACCTATGAAAAGTTGCAAGCTATTGAAGCTGACTTATTCCAGCATATTCATTTAGAAAATAATATCTTATTTCAGCGGTTAGATCAAGAAAAAAGTTAA
- a CDS encoding FprA family A-type flavoprotein has protein sequence MDKKIQVADKTYWIGYIDDRKVPFHRLTLEKGTTYNSYLLFTEKPTVIDTVDISFGKQFVETIGQYIAPEEIQYIIINHVEPDHSGGLPALANKAKNATIVTTELGAKELKEMYKLHHREFMVIQDGDTLDIGGKTLKFFETPYLHTEETMITYCIEDKVLYPCDQFSSHVATYQLFDDLAKEDIMPDFRVYYQLIMHPHRPYVQDMIEKIKDLEINIIAPSHGYILRSDAKKYIRAYDEMSRPNQDTKKALIIYSTMTGNTKAVANDLADGLKHKGISVQIMNAQTNSNIEAIKEAILTSDAILFGSSTRYADMVGSLESILQELKEMDLEHKIGIAFGSYGWSGEAIEVIQDYLKQSNLKVIDSGYMIKTTGMDHLQFPIRVKFKPEKNEKEKLFQAAQAIGDLLLG, from the coding sequence ATGGATAAAAAGATACAAGTTGCTGATAAAACCTATTGGATTGGTTATATAGATGACCGTAAAGTTCCATTTCATCGATTAACACTTGAGAAGGGAACAACCTACAACAGCTATTTATTATTCACTGAAAAACCTACAGTAATTGATACAGTAGATATAAGCTTTGGGAAACAATTTGTAGAGACTATAGGTCAGTACATTGCACCGGAAGAAATTCAGTATATCATTATTAATCATGTGGAACCAGATCATTCAGGTGGGTTACCAGCTTTAGCAAACAAAGCTAAAAATGCTACGATAGTAACCACAGAACTTGGTGCTAAAGAATTAAAAGAAATGTATAAACTTCATCATAGAGAATTTATGGTAATACAAGATGGAGATACATTAGATATTGGAGGCAAAACCCTTAAATTCTTTGAAACTCCCTACCTTCATACAGAAGAGACAATGATAACTTATTGTATTGAAGATAAAGTTCTTTATCCATGTGACCAGTTTAGCAGTCATGTTGCAACCTATCAGTTATTTGATGATTTAGCGAAGGAAGATATCATGCCAGATTTCCGTGTGTATTATCAATTAATCATGCATCCCCATAGACCCTATGTACAAGATATGATAGAAAAAATTAAAGATCTTGAAATAAATATAATTGCACCTTCTCATGGGTATATCTTGAGAAGTGATGCGAAAAAATATATCAGGGCCTATGATGAAATGAGTAGACCAAACCAAGATACCAAAAAAGCTTTGATCATTTATTCAACCATGACTGGAAATACGAAAGCTGTAGCAAATGATCTAGCAGATGGGTTAAAGCATAAGGGAATTTCTGTGCAAATAATGAATGCCCAAACAAATAGCAATATAGAAGCAATAAAGGAAGCTATTTTGACTTCAGATGCTATCCTCTTTGGAAGTTCTACAAGATATGCTGATATGGTGGGTTCACTAGAAAGCATTTTACAGGAACTGAAGGAGATGGATTTAGAACATAAGATAGGAATTGCTTTTGGGTCTTATGGATGGAGTGGAGAAGCAATTGAAGTTATTCAGGATTATTTAAAACAAAGCAACTTAAAGGTTATTGACAGTGGATATATGATTAAAACAACAGGGATGGATCATTTGCAATTCCCTATAAGAGTGAAGTTTAAACCTGAAAAAAATGAAAAAGAAAAATTATTTCAGGCAGCACAAGCTATTGGAGACTTATTACTTGGGTAA
- a CDS encoding Crp/Fnr family transcriptional regulator, with translation MTCDRCTDKLCASKVPIFSNLSREELVEIIAMTGHRSYHKGESVFLEGTNAATLYLINVGKIKLYKYTKEGKEQILHILADGDFFGELNLLKEGTYGFYAEAMAETRVCTLTKDKLRNLILKRPEIGLKILEVVSERLLKLENLAQNLATNDVETRIAQLILDLSKENGRNIDRGIEIKLSLTREDMSNYIGVARETISRKLKKFQDEGIIEVIGNKKIILLDEERLKGHLSL, from the coding sequence GTGACATGTGACCGCTGTACAGATAAATTATGTGCCAGTAAAGTTCCTATATTTTCAAACCTATCTCGGGAAGAATTGGTTGAAATTATTGCTATGACAGGACATCGTAGTTATCATAAAGGGGAGTCTGTTTTTCTAGAGGGAACAAATGCCGCCACTTTATATTTGATAAATGTGGGAAAAATTAAATTGTACAAGTATACCAAGGAAGGGAAAGAACAAATTCTTCATATTTTGGCGGATGGAGATTTTTTTGGAGAGCTCAATTTATTGAAGGAGGGTACCTATGGTTTTTATGCTGAAGCTATGGCAGAAACGAGGGTATGTACTTTGACAAAAGACAAATTGAGAAATCTTATTTTAAAACGTCCTGAAATTGGACTAAAAATTTTAGAAGTAGTCAGTGAAAGACTACTAAAACTAGAAAACTTAGCACAAAATCTAGCAACAAACGATGTAGAAACCCGCATTGCCCAATTGATCTTAGACCTCAGCAAAGAGAACGGGAGAAATATAGATAGAGGAATAGAAATTAAGTTATCTCTTACGAGAGAAGATATGTCCAACTATATAGGTGTGGCCAGAGAAACGATCAGTAGAAAGCTCAAGAAGTTTCAAGATGAAGGAATTATCGAAGTCATTGGAAATAAAAAAATCATCCTGTTAGACGAAGAAAGATTAAAAGGACATCTATCACTCTAG